CGTCGGCTCGAGGATCTCGTCGTCGAACCCGCCGTATGCCATAATGATGAGCCGATCGCCGACCGCAGCCAGCCGGGCGGCCGCGCCGTTGAGACAGATATCGACGTAGTCGCCGGGAATCGCATACGTCTCGAACCGCTCGCCGTTGTCGACGTTCACCACCTGAACCTTCTCGTGTACTGCGATGTCGGCCGCCTCGAG
The Halalkaliarchaeum desulfuricum DNA segment above includes these coding regions:
- a CDS encoding aspartate 1-decarboxylase, whose protein sequence is MDPRTAFWWGTGSKLEAADIAVHEKVQVVNVDNGERFETYAIPGDYVDICLNGAAARLAAVGDRLIIMAYGGFDDEILEPTVVRLDDNNEPIE